Proteins from one Nitrobacteraceae bacterium AZCC 2146 genomic window:
- a CDS encoding NitT/TauT family transport system ATP-binding protein (product_source=KO:K02049; cath_funfam=3.40.50.300; cog=COG1116; ko=KO:K02049; pfam=PF00005; smart=SM00382; superfamily=52540) — translation MNTAPSAIELKHVARRFVTPSGELLSALEDFDLNIAPGEFCAIVGPTGCGKSTTLGLIAGLARPQAGEVTLFDKKVDGVDRRVGFVFQQDAVFPWRDVLGNVMAGPLFRGIARDKAEAEARDWIVRVGLKGFEGHHPHQLSGGMRKRVALAQTFINNPQVLLMDEPFSALDVQTRELMQEELLQLWAQAKSAVLFVTHDLDEAILLADRVAVLTTRPARVKSVHTIDLPRPRDVATLRYDERFIAIARKISDDLREEVLRARAGH, via the coding sequence ATGAACACAGCCCCCTCCGCCATCGAACTCAAACATGTCGCCCGGCGCTTCGTCACGCCTTCGGGTGAATTGCTCTCCGCGCTGGAGGATTTCGACCTCAACATTGCGCCCGGCGAATTCTGCGCCATCGTCGGCCCGACCGGCTGCGGCAAGTCGACGACGCTCGGGCTGATCGCCGGCCTCGCCCGGCCACAGGCCGGCGAGGTGACGCTGTTCGACAAGAAGGTCGACGGCGTCGACCGCCGCGTCGGCTTCGTGTTCCAGCAGGACGCCGTGTTTCCGTGGCGCGACGTGCTCGGCAATGTGATGGCGGGGCCGCTGTTTCGCGGCATCGCCAGGGACAAGGCCGAAGCGGAAGCGCGCGACTGGATCGTCCGCGTCGGGCTGAAAGGCTTTGAGGGTCACCACCCGCACCAGCTCTCCGGCGGCATGCGCAAGCGCGTCGCGCTGGCGCAGACCTTCATCAACAACCCGCAGGTGCTGCTGATGGACGAGCCGTTCTCCGCGCTCGACGTCCAGACCCGCGAACTGATGCAGGAGGAATTGCTGCAGCTGTGGGCGCAGGCGAAATCCGCGGTGCTGTTCGTCACCCACGACCTCGACGAGGCGATCCTGCTCGCCGACCGCGTCGCGGTGCTGACCACGCGGCCGGCGCGGGTCAAGTCGGTGCACACTATCGACCTGCCGCGGCCGCGCGACGTCGCCACCCTGCGCTATGACGAACGCTTCATCGCCATTGCGCGAAAAATCAGCGACGACCTCCGCGAGGAAGTCTTGCGCGCACGGGCGGGACACTGA
- a CDS encoding lipoprotein-anchoring transpeptidase ErfK/SrfK (product_source=COG1376; cath_funfam=2.40.440.10; cleavage_site_network=SignalP-noTM; cog=COG1376; pfam=PF03734; superfamily=141523; transmembrane_helix_parts=Inside_1_16,TMhelix_17_39,Outside_40_230), which yields MFNLNVLNISARRTAAAFGALAIGTLAFSPANAAPLPLFPFFMTPPMQMQPAPQMQAPQTDDESATVEQPARFKRQIVSYATREAPGTIIIDTPNTYLYYVLGGGQAIRYGIGVGRDGFTWSGVQTISKKAEWPNWTPPAEMIARQPYLPRFMAGGPGNPLGARAMYLGGTIYRIHGTNMPETIGTHVSSGCIRLTNQDVADLYSRVNVGTKVIVLPMDRRADNANGKRG from the coding sequence ATGTTCAACCTCAATGTCCTGAATATTTCTGCCCGCCGCACCGCAGCAGCCTTTGGCGCGCTGGCGATCGGCACGCTGGCGTTTTCGCCGGCGAATGCCGCACCGCTTCCACTGTTTCCGTTTTTCATGACCCCGCCGATGCAGATGCAGCCGGCGCCGCAGATGCAGGCCCCGCAGACTGATGACGAGAGCGCCACTGTCGAGCAGCCTGCGCGCTTCAAGCGCCAGATCGTCAGCTACGCGACGCGTGAAGCGCCGGGCACCATCATCATCGATACGCCGAACACCTATCTCTATTACGTGCTCGGCGGCGGACAGGCGATCCGCTACGGCATCGGCGTCGGCCGCGACGGTTTCACCTGGTCTGGCGTGCAGACGATCAGCAAGAAGGCGGAATGGCCGAACTGGACCCCGCCGGCGGAGATGATCGCACGCCAGCCCTATCTGCCGCGCTTCATGGCCGGCGGCCCCGGCAACCCGCTCGGCGCCCGCGCCATGTATCTCGGTGGCACCATCTATCGCATCCACGGCACCAACATGCCGGAGACCATCGGCACCCATGTGTCGTCGGGCTGCATCCGCCTCACCAACCAGGACGTCGCGGATCTGTACTCCCGCGTCAATGTCGGCACCAAGGTGATTGTGCTGCCGATGGACCGCCGAGCCGACAATGCGAACGGCAAGCGCGGATAA
- a CDS encoding NitT/TauT family transport system permease protein (product_source=KO:K02050; cath_funfam=1.10.3720.10; cog=COG0600; ko=KO:K02050; pfam=PF00528; superfamily=161098; transmembrane_helix_parts=Inside_1_29,TMhelix_30_49,Outside_50_85,TMhelix_86_108,Inside_109_119,TMhelix_120_142,Outside_143_145,TMhelix_146_168,Inside_169_200,TMhelix_201_223,Outside_224_246,TMhelix_247_269,Inside_270_284), producing MADSSISTAPPADLKLETALERMRRHDRLVLMLRLAVLVFLIGGWELGVRAGLIDPFFFGQPSGIVVKLIDWFQNGTSIGPLWKQIWVTIYEAGAGFLIGAVLGILCGIALGRNQLLSDVFSIYIKVANSIPRVVLGSIFIVALGLGAASKIALAVVMVFFVVFANAFQGVREADKNLIANARILGASNWQMTRAVVIPSALSWILASLHVSFGFALVGAIVGEFLGAREGMGLLIATAQGSFDSNGVFAAMIVIAVVALVAEWLLTLIENRLLTWRPDTTVNE from the coding sequence ATGGCTGACTCCAGCATCTCCACCGCCCCGCCCGCCGACCTCAAACTCGAGACCGCGCTCGAGCGCATGCGCCGCCACGACCGGCTGGTGCTGATGCTGCGTCTGGCCGTACTGGTGTTCCTGATCGGCGGCTGGGAGCTCGGCGTGCGCGCCGGACTGATCGACCCGTTCTTCTTCGGTCAGCCCAGCGGCATCGTCGTCAAACTGATCGACTGGTTCCAGAACGGCACCTCGATCGGTCCGCTGTGGAAGCAGATCTGGGTGACCATCTACGAGGCCGGCGCCGGCTTCCTGATCGGCGCGGTGCTGGGAATCCTGTGCGGCATCGCGCTCGGCCGCAATCAGTTGCTCTCCGATGTATTCTCGATCTACATCAAGGTGGCGAATTCGATTCCGCGTGTGGTACTGGGATCGATCTTCATCGTGGCGCTCGGGCTCGGCGCCGCCTCCAAGATCGCGCTGGCGGTGGTGATGGTGTTCTTCGTGGTGTTCGCCAACGCCTTCCAGGGCGTGCGTGAGGCCGACAAGAACCTGATCGCAAATGCCCGCATCCTCGGCGCCAGCAACTGGCAGATGACCCGCGCCGTTGTCATCCCCTCGGCGCTGTCGTGGATCCTCGCCAGCCTGCATGTCTCGTTCGGCTTCGCGCTGGTCGGTGCTATCGTCGGCGAGTTTCTCGGTGCCCGCGAAGGCATGGGACTGTTGATCGCCACGGCGCAGGGTTCGTTCGATTCCAACGGCGTGTTCGCCGCCATGATCGTGATCGCGGTGGTGGCGCTGGTGGCCGAATGGCTGCTGACCCTGATCGAGAACCGGCTGCTGACCTGGCGCCCCGATACCACCGTTAACGAATAG
- a CDS encoding drug/metabolite transporter (DMT)-like permease (product_source=COG0697; cog=COG0697; pfam=PF00892; superfamily=103481; transmembrane_helix_parts=Inside_1_12,TMhelix_13_35,Outside_36_38,TMhelix_39_61,Inside_62_73,TMhelix_74_93,Outside_94_97,TMhelix_98_120,Inside_121_126,TMhelix_127_144,Outside_145_148,TMhelix_149_171,Inside_172_183,TMhelix_184_206,Outside_207_215,TMhelix_216_235,Inside_236_241,TMhelix_242_264,Outside_265_267,TMhelix_268_287,Inside_288_300): protein MSFPSLSREHLGLLLGLIGVIVFGGTLPATRIGVLAIDPFALTALRTAIAGLCALVLLVILRRPLPPRRLWPQLALVMLSIAVTFPFLMAVALKTVGASHGSVVLGILPLATACVAVVITHERPKPLFWVASLAGAAIVIAFALRQGGGALSAGDLLLFGAVAASAIGYGFSGRLTAEMPGWEVISWVLVMALPISLPAAAWTLPAELTAIPLKPWLALLYVAVFSQWIGFFAWNAGMAMGGIARVSQVQLLQPFVTFGFAAVFNDETITWQIMLFAAAVVAVVAISSRTRAQRLPDAPV, encoded by the coding sequence ATGTCCTTCCCCTCCTTGTCTCGCGAACATCTCGGCCTGTTGCTGGGCCTCATCGGCGTCATCGTTTTCGGCGGCACGCTGCCGGCGACGCGGATCGGGGTGTTGGCGATCGATCCTTTTGCGCTGACCGCGTTGCGCACCGCCATCGCCGGCCTGTGCGCGCTGGTGCTGCTCGTCATTCTGCGACGGCCGCTGCCACCGCGCCGGCTGTGGCCACAGCTGGCGCTGGTGATGCTGAGCATTGCCGTCACATTTCCGTTCCTGATGGCAGTGGCCTTGAAGACCGTTGGCGCCTCGCATGGCAGCGTCGTGCTGGGAATTCTGCCGCTGGCCACCGCCTGCGTCGCCGTCGTCATCACCCACGAACGGCCAAAACCGCTGTTCTGGGTCGCGTCGCTGGCCGGCGCCGCCATCGTGATCGCCTTTGCGCTGCGCCAGGGCGGCGGCGCGCTGTCGGCGGGCGATCTGCTGCTGTTCGGCGCCGTCGCGGCGTCCGCAATCGGTTATGGCTTTTCGGGACGCCTCACCGCGGAAATGCCGGGATGGGAAGTGATCAGCTGGGTGCTGGTGATGGCGCTGCCGATTTCGTTGCCGGCAGCTGCATGGACCTTGCCCGCGGAGCTGACAGCGATCCCGCTAAAACCATGGCTGGCTCTGCTCTATGTCGCGGTGTTCTCGCAATGGATCGGGTTCTTCGCCTGGAATGCCGGCATGGCCATGGGCGGCATCGCCCGGGTGTCGCAGGTGCAATTGTTACAGCCGTTCGTGACGTTTGGATTTGCGGCTGTCTTCAATGACGAGACGATCACGTGGCAGATCATGCTGTTCGCAGCAGCGGTGGTGGCCGTCGTCGCGATCAGTTCGCGGACGCGGGCGCAGCGACTGCCGGATGCGCCGGTGTGA
- a CDS encoding hypothetical protein (product_source=COG3921; cog=COG3921; pfam=PF06904; superfamily=55166; transmembrane_helix_parts=Inside_1_12,TMhelix_13_32,Outside_33_415) — protein sequence MVEVARMTRGIRLYLVGSVVLVSLAGCGRGLFQTAEREPWRAEAEVACLKSGAVKEGADLVRIDPISGPGVCGAEFPLKVAALGESSSSFGFADETLRPPGSVGNASQPRWPVQQPQIARPSSSYPNSNSYPEAAVRQPGYGAGSNSNGPISLTPPEVPQDEDDIELPPEGTPQPAAAPYGRYSSGVQRAPQPDPNSAASSPQDFSPPRLGPAQGNVTGSVGPVALKPTATLACPIVSALDKWLAEAVQPAAVRWFGARVVEIKQISAYSCRGMNGNSRAHISEHAFGNALDIASFTLADGRKISVKDGWKGMPEEQGFLRDVQGAACQVFNTVLAPGSNVYHYDHIHVDLMRRSSRRIICQPAAVSGEEIASRAMPRSTYSSREPAVTGSLGGRAAKKPSRKAAYDDAADYENE from the coding sequence TTGGTTGAAGTTGCGCGGATGACGCGCGGAATTCGTTTGTATCTCGTCGGCTCCGTCGTCCTTGTATCGTTAGCGGGTTGTGGTCGCGGCTTGTTTCAAACCGCCGAACGCGAACCCTGGCGTGCCGAGGCAGAGGTCGCATGCCTGAAATCCGGTGCCGTGAAAGAGGGAGCCGATCTCGTCCGGATCGACCCGATTTCCGGGCCGGGGGTTTGCGGCGCCGAATTCCCGTTGAAGGTCGCCGCCCTCGGCGAGAGCAGCAGCAGTTTCGGCTTTGCCGATGAAACGCTGCGGCCGCCCGGCAGCGTCGGCAATGCCAGCCAGCCGCGCTGGCCGGTGCAGCAGCCGCAGATCGCGCGCCCGTCCAGTTCTTATCCCAATTCCAACTCCTATCCCGAGGCCGCCGTCCGCCAGCCCGGCTATGGCGCCGGTTCCAATTCCAACGGTCCGATCTCGCTGACCCCGCCCGAAGTTCCGCAGGACGAGGACGACATCGAGCTGCCGCCGGAGGGCACCCCCCAGCCGGCTGCCGCTCCCTACGGAAGGTACAGTTCCGGGGTGCAACGCGCTCCGCAGCCTGACCCCAACTCCGCCGCCAGTTCGCCGCAAGACTTTTCGCCGCCCCGGCTCGGTCCGGCGCAGGGCAATGTCACAGGCTCGGTCGGCCCGGTCGCGCTGAAACCAACGGCCACGCTGGCCTGTCCGATCGTCTCGGCGCTGGACAAATGGCTGGCCGAGGCCGTGCAGCCCGCCGCGGTGCGCTGGTTCGGCGCCCGCGTCGTCGAAATCAAGCAGATCTCCGCCTATTCCTGCCGCGGCATGAACGGCAATTCGCGCGCGCATATTTCCGAGCACGCTTTCGGCAACGCGCTCGACATCGCCTCCTTCACGCTGGCCGATGGCCGCAAGATTTCAGTCAAGGATGGCTGGAAGGGCATGCCGGAAGAGCAGGGGTTCCTGCGCGACGTGCAGGGCGCGGCGTGCCAGGTGTTCAACACCGTGCTGGCGCCGGGCTCCAACGTCTATCACTACGATCACATCCACGTCGATCTGATGCGCCGCTCCAGCCGCCGCATCATCTGCCAGCCGGCCGCCGTCTCGGGTGAGGAGATCGCGTCGCGCGCGATGCCGCGCAGCACCTATTCCAGCCGCGAGCCGGCCGTGACCGGATCGCTCGGCGGCCGCGCTGCGAAAAAGCCTTCGCGCAAGGCCGCCTATGATGACGCGGCAGACTACGAGAACGAGTAG
- a CDS encoding DHA2 family multidrug resistance protein (product_source=KO:K03446; cath_funfam=1.20.1250.20; cog=COG0477; ko=KO:K03446; pfam=PF07690; superfamily=103473; tigrfam=TIGR00711; transmembrane_helix_parts=Inside_1_27,TMhelix_28_50,Outside_51_64,TMhelix_65_87,Inside_88_93,TMhelix_94_116,Outside_117_119,TMhelix_120_142,Inside_143_148,TMhelix_149_171,Outside_172_180,TMhelix_181_203,Inside_204_215,TMhelix_216_233,Outside_234_242,TMhelix_243_265,Inside_266_284,TMhelix_285_307,Outside_308_316,TMhelix_317_339,Inside_340_345,TMhelix_346_368,Outside_369_382,TMhelix_383_405,Inside_406_493,TMhelix_494_516,Outside_517_529), which yields MAASTTATPGAIPASAAPSERIAPKRLFAFLIMVFGMFMSILDIQIVSASLSDIQAGLSASSSEVSWVQTAYLIAEVIAIPLSGFLSRALGTRILFAISAAGFTVASLMCGFTSSIEQMILWRAIQGFLGAGMIPTVFASAYTVFPRSKFHIVAPIIGLVATLAPTVGPTVGGFITDALSWHWLFFINVVPGIGITLGVLALVDFDEPHFELLDHFDWWGLGFMAGFLGALEYVLEEGPRNDWFGDTSIAIFAVVCVVSCVLFFWRVLTAREPIVDIRAFTDRNFALGSMFSFCIGIGLYGLTYLYPRYLAEVRGYSALMIGQTMFVSGVAMFCMAPIVGRLMTKVDLRYLIALGLVLFAMGTWQMTWITREFDFYELLVPQILRGMGMMLAMVPVNNIALGTLAPERLKNASGLFNLTRNLGGALGLALINTALDDRTDFHISRLHDKVTWGNAMAVETLNNFTQKFQGMGDASIMALKQLNQIVHRQATVMGFGDAFFLLSFFYLALSTLVLLLNRPNNPASAGGGH from the coding sequence ATGGCCGCCTCGACCACAGCAACACCCGGCGCGATACCGGCCAGCGCCGCTCCCTCGGAGCGGATTGCGCCGAAGCGGCTGTTCGCCTTCCTGATCATGGTGTTCGGGATGTTCATGTCGATCCTGGACATCCAGATCGTCTCGGCATCGCTGTCGGACATCCAGGCCGGCCTGTCGGCGAGCTCCAGCGAAGTGTCGTGGGTGCAGACCGCCTATCTGATCGCCGAAGTGATCGCGATTCCACTGTCCGGCTTCCTGTCGCGGGCGCTCGGCACCCGCATCCTGTTCGCGATCTCGGCGGCCGGCTTCACCGTCGCCAGCCTGATGTGCGGCTTCACGTCGTCGATCGAGCAGATGATCCTGTGGCGCGCCATCCAGGGCTTTCTCGGCGCCGGCATGATCCCGACGGTGTTCGCCTCGGCCTATACGGTGTTTCCGCGCTCCAAATTCCACATCGTCGCGCCGATCATCGGCCTCGTCGCCACCCTGGCGCCGACCGTCGGCCCCACCGTCGGCGGCTTCATCACCGACGCGCTGTCGTGGCACTGGCTGTTCTTCATCAACGTGGTGCCCGGCATCGGCATCACCCTCGGCGTGCTGGCGCTGGTGGATTTCGACGAGCCGCATTTCGAACTGCTCGACCATTTCGATTGGTGGGGCCTCGGCTTCATGGCCGGCTTCCTCGGCGCGCTGGAATATGTGCTGGAGGAAGGCCCCCGCAACGACTGGTTCGGCGACACCTCGATTGCCATCTTCGCCGTGGTCTGCGTGGTCTCCTGCGTGTTGTTCTTCTGGCGCGTGCTGACCGCGCGCGAACCGATCGTCGACATCCGCGCCTTCACGGACCGCAATTTCGCGCTCGGCTCGATGTTCTCGTTCTGCATCGGCATCGGACTCTACGGCCTGACCTATCTGTACCCGCGCTATCTCGCGGAAGTGCGCGGCTACAGCGCGCTGATGATCGGCCAGACCATGTTCGTCTCCGGTGTCGCGATGTTCTGCATGGCGCCCATCGTCGGCCGCCTGATGACCAAGGTCGATTTGCGCTACCTGATCGCGCTCGGCCTCGTGCTGTTCGCCATGGGCACCTGGCAGATGACCTGGATCACCCGGGAGTTCGACTTCTATGAATTGCTGGTGCCGCAGATTCTGCGCGGCATGGGCATGATGCTGGCGATGGTGCCGGTCAACAACATCGCGCTCGGCACCCTGGCGCCGGAGCGGCTGAAGAATGCCTCGGGCCTGTTCAACCTCACGCGAAACCTCGGCGGCGCGCTCGGTCTTGCTCTGATCAACACCGCGCTCGATGACCGCACCGACTTTCACATCTCGCGGCTGCACGACAAGGTCACCTGGGGCAACGCGATGGCGGTCGAGACGCTCAACAATTTTACCCAGAAATTCCAGGGCATGGGCGACGCCTCGATCATGGCGCTGAAGCAGCTCAATCAGATTGTGCATCGCCAGGCCACCGTGATGGGCTTCGGCGACGCGTTCTTCCTGCTGTCGTTCTTCTATCTCGCGCTGAGCACGCTGGTGCTGCTGCTCAACAGGCCGAACAACCCGGCCTCGGCCGGCGGTGGGCATTGA
- a CDS encoding AcrR family transcriptional regulator (product_source=COG1309; cath_funfam=1.10.10.60; cog=COG1309; pfam=PF00440,PF14246; superfamily=46689,48498) has translation MVAQHQAAISVVGDEDSAKRRQILDGARAVFMNLGFDGASMGEIARAAGVSKGTLYVYFADKSRLFEAIVEQEVLEQGKAAFNFDLARDVETTLKDFGTAYIQLLCRPGGGSSTRTVMAIAERMPEVGQRFYNNVIALTINRFATYLDARVTAGEIAIDDCQLAASQFMMCCQASLFMPFVFQAAPAPSPAQIARVVDSAMKMFLAAYRTKPA, from the coding sequence ATGGTTGCACAGCACCAAGCCGCGATTTCGGTCGTCGGCGACGAAGACAGCGCCAAGCGGCGGCAGATTCTCGATGGCGCGCGCGCGGTCTTCATGAATCTCGGCTTTGACGGCGCCAGCATGGGAGAGATTGCGCGCGCCGCCGGCGTGTCGAAGGGCACGCTCTATGTCTACTTCGCTGACAAGAGCCGATTGTTCGAAGCCATCGTCGAGCAAGAAGTACTCGAGCAGGGCAAGGCCGCGTTCAATTTCGATCTCGCACGCGACGTCGAGACCACACTGAAAGATTTTGGCACCGCCTATATCCAATTGCTCTGCCGGCCCGGCGGCGGATCTTCGACGCGGACGGTGATGGCCATTGCCGAGCGAATGCCGGAAGTGGGTCAGCGTTTCTACAACAACGTGATCGCGCTGACGATCAATCGCTTCGCGACCTATCTCGACGCGCGCGTGACCGCCGGCGAAATCGCGATCGACGACTGCCAGCTGGCAGCGTCGCAATTCATGATGTGCTGCCAGGCATCTCTGTTTATGCCATTTGTTTTCCAGGCCGCGCCGGCGCCCTCGCCTGCGCAAATTGCCAGGGTTGTCGATAGCGCGATGAAGATGTTTCTCGCCGCCTATCGCACGAAGCCCGCCTGA
- a CDS encoding NitT/TauT family transport system substrate-binding protein (product_source=KO:K02051; cath_funfam=3.40.190.10; cleavage_site_network=SignalP-noTM; cog=COG0715; ko=KO:K02051; pfam=PF13379; superfamily=53850; transmembrane_helix_parts=Inside_1_6,TMhelix_7_29,Outside_30_341) gives MRKIFAAAVLAALSVTPLVAAVFATPAAAQTPIKIMVGGIDKQIYLPAKLAAQLGFFKEQGLDVELFNSTSGSQAATALLAREVQGVVGFYDHTIDLQSKGKFITSVVQFAVAPGEVVLVKSADADKLKDPANWKGQALGVTGLGSATDFLTRALAAKAGLKMQDYSLVPVGAGDTFLASMQQGKIVSGMTTEPTVARAIKNGIAKVGIDLRSPETTRAALGGDYPAACLYMDRAWMEANKETAQKVVNVFVKTLKWMNSHSPEEIAAQMPKDYYAGELDLYVQGLKEGKAQYSPDGMMPAGAPESVLKVLTSFSPNLQGKTIDLAKTYTTDFVVKANATH, from the coding sequence ATGCGCAAGATTTTCGCCGCCGCGGTCCTCGCCGCCTTGTCCGTCACGCCGCTGGTTGCGGCAGTGTTTGCCACGCCGGCTGCGGCGCAGACCCCGATCAAGATCATGGTCGGCGGCATCGACAAGCAGATCTATCTGCCGGCAAAACTTGCTGCCCAGCTCGGCTTCTTCAAGGAACAGGGGCTCGACGTCGAGCTGTTCAACTCCACCTCCGGCTCGCAGGCCGCCACTGCGCTGCTCGCGCGCGAAGTTCAGGGCGTGGTCGGGTTCTACGATCACACCATCGACCTGCAATCCAAAGGCAAGTTCATCACCTCGGTGGTGCAGTTCGCGGTGGCGCCCGGCGAGGTGGTGCTGGTGAAATCAGCCGACGCCGACAAATTGAAGGACCCCGCCAACTGGAAGGGCCAGGCGCTGGGGGTCACCGGGCTGGGCTCGGCGACCGACTTCCTGACCCGCGCGCTCGCCGCCAAGGCCGGGCTCAAGATGCAGGACTACTCGCTGGTGCCGGTCGGCGCCGGTGATACCTTTCTGGCGTCGATGCAGCAGGGCAAGATCGTCTCCGGCATGACCACCGAGCCGACCGTGGCCCGCGCCATCAAGAACGGCATTGCCAAGGTCGGCATCGACCTGCGCTCGCCGGAGACCACCCGCGCCGCGTTGGGCGGCGACTATCCGGCCGCCTGCCTCTACATGGACCGCGCCTGGATGGAAGCCAACAAGGAGACCGCGCAGAAGGTCGTCAACGTCTTCGTCAAGACGCTAAAGTGGATGAATTCGCATTCGCCGGAAGAGATCGCCGCGCAGATGCCGAAGGACTATTACGCCGGCGAGCTCGATCTCTACGTGCAGGGCCTGAAAGAAGGCAAGGCGCAATATTCGCCGGATGGCATGATGCCGGCAGGTGCGCCGGAATCGGTGCTGAAGGTGCTCACCAGCTTCTCGCCCAACCTGCAAGGCAAGACCATCGACCTGGCGAAGACCTACACCACGGATTTCGTGGTCAAGGCCAACGCGACGCATTGA
- a CDS encoding membrane fusion protein (multidrug efflux system) (product_source=KO:K03543; cath_funfam=2.40.50.100; cog=COG1566; ko=KO:K03543; pfam=PF13437,PF13533; superfamily=111369; transmembrane_helix_parts=Inside_1_80,TMhelix_81_103,Outside_104_423), with product MAGPRDQAARIIRPESEATEAAPVRVVSTASAEAHALASDDSVARGPADAPAPEKPATEKPAPPAAEAKPAAAPKSGKKRVVLLGVGAVLALAAAAYGVNYYLVGRFMVSTDDAYVRANNTTLGARVAGHIAAILPGDNKPVKAGDVVFKIDDGDYRIAVDAARRKIATQQATIERIGRQVSAQESAVEQAKAQMASADAASKRAQLDFDRQEALSTKGFASRATFETSQSSRDQTAASVQAAQAAFDAARDNVEVTKAQQNEARAQLAELQSSLDKAQRDLDFTLVKAPVDGIFSNRLVNAGDFIQMGQRLGNVVPLDDVYIDANFKETQLRRLKPGQPVSIELDADSSRAIEGTVDSLAPAAGSVFTLLPPDNATGNFTKIVQRVPVRLRVPAAVAKENLLRAGMSVYVRVNTKPGAEPAR from the coding sequence ATGGCCGGACCGCGCGACCAGGCTGCCCGTATCATTCGCCCTGAGTCGGAGGCGACCGAGGCCGCGCCGGTGCGCGTCGTATCGACCGCGTCAGCCGAGGCGCATGCCCTCGCTTCTGACGACTCCGTTGCCCGCGGCCCCGCGGATGCCCCCGCGCCCGAAAAGCCGGCGACGGAAAAGCCCGCCCCGCCGGCGGCCGAAGCAAAGCCGGCGGCGGCTCCGAAATCCGGCAAGAAGAGAGTCGTCCTGCTGGGCGTCGGCGCCGTGCTGGCGCTCGCAGCCGCAGCCTATGGCGTGAACTACTATCTGGTCGGTCGCTTCATGGTCAGCACCGACGACGCCTATGTCCGCGCCAACAACACCACCCTTGGTGCGCGCGTCGCTGGCCATATCGCCGCGATCCTGCCGGGCGACAACAAGCCGGTGAAGGCCGGCGACGTGGTTTTCAAGATCGATGATGGCGACTACCGCATCGCCGTCGATGCCGCGCGTCGCAAGATCGCGACCCAGCAGGCGACCATCGAGCGCATCGGCCGTCAGGTTAGCGCGCAGGAAAGCGCGGTCGAGCAGGCCAAGGCGCAGATGGCCTCGGCCGATGCCGCCTCGAAGCGCGCGCAACTCGACTTCGATCGTCAGGAAGCGCTGAGCACCAAGGGCTTCGCCTCGCGCGCCACTTTTGAAACCTCGCAGTCCAGCCGCGACCAGACCGCGGCGTCGGTTCAGGCGGCCCAGGCGGCTTTCGATGCCGCGCGCGACAATGTCGAAGTCACCAAAGCGCAGCAGAATGAAGCCCGCGCCCAACTCGCGGAATTGCAGAGTTCGCTCGACAAGGCACAGCGCGACCTCGACTTCACTTTGGTGAAGGCGCCGGTCGATGGCATCTTCTCCAACCGTCTCGTCAACGCCGGCGACTTCATCCAGATGGGACAGCGGCTCGGCAACGTGGTGCCGCTCGACGACGTCTATATCGACGCCAACTTCAAGGAGACGCAGCTGCGCCGCCTGAAGCCGGGCCAGCCGGTCAGCATTGAACTCGACGCCGACTCAAGCCGCGCCATTGAAGGCACCGTCGACAGCCTGGCGCCGGCCGCGGGCTCTGTGTTCACGCTGCTGCCGCCGGACAACGCCACCGGCAACTTCACCAAGATCGTGCAGCGCGTGCCGGTGCGGCTGCGCGTGCCAGCCGCCGTCGCCAAGGAAAACCTGCTGCGCGCCGGCATGTCGGTCTACGTCCGCGTCAACACCAAGCCGGGTGCCGAGCCCGCGCGCTGA